A genome region from Cryptosporidium parvum Iowa II chromosome 8, whole genome shotgun sequence includes the following:
- a CDS encoding trehalose-6-phosphate synthase of likely plant origin, producing the protein MSYNNNRAIELSKILKDEQEWIRTRKESQSTLIIVSLELPVKVVRLEKMEFNNEIDHINNNNDKKKLRFELKSSQHSLMRTLHGHRNELSKSVKFIGWPGIHIEKEDEKEEIRELLESIDCIPVFPPENEFKSFNEFCQLFLWPLFHNVLNPEELSNAPFDHEEWRRYHQMNMLWSSVITPIVSPEHMDMVWINDYHLLLLCQYLTRRVKGVNIGLFLHIPFPSFEIFRCLPVREELLRSILMADLIGFHFFPYAKQFLSSCKRLLGLDHYFKPGGLIGIDKTTASSSRSVKSNNSLDPEFNKQETIVRIGHVHIQCNDILQSIASNHEILKRSQEIRNKYKNHYIFVSIDRLDQLSGLQLKLKAFDNFLQNYPYIKEEQPVVLIQYIFPTNTLTLEKRDRLIQSLVNLSNEINQKHSKSSESLGKPVIELKYGSITQEEKYSLFLSGDCLFDTSVRDGLNLNPFEYIICKDDSLSLLNSNSLKNNGHRIIGNGVSDTSSSSSSGNSSNSSSSSSSSSSSSSSSSEYSESSGNDDRIMRKTRTIGGFGIGGDKTVISGPFCRLKGQNSLPSLIISEFTGCSNTLSSPYRVNPWNMMNVVETLDKAVYCQKGIFQEKRHHWNMDKAYLLSHSTVNWAKEFIMDLYIFSERKKNEMLHFYNTTFGIGPSLMDFRINLNSQHLSLNLLSQVYKKADKTGGLKLFLLDNEGTLTPDFRHFFDKISSSSNFYSNSGFGPEVGTGAGYGAGVGFGARAGARAGNRAVSVVGSVVGSVVEHGVGHDVGVGAGAGAVHGSSSSSIGTNQEKRKENNERKSEKNNQSVLEMNPSLSKCCGEDENFNISKQVEGTIEHSLVTCTPKIIKSKSRDAETSVEENLSPSAIQVYSNSSVSSSPTPLSCQSNEYAAFNINSNCTSIEALNLENSFSNTSISSIINNNVPIANPGIVNEEKNRRVEIRKCMDKNNTSRIQSINERECSPDCHNVMNNGPIFEGNNKNEEEDEQKLEDFYLLNEISCAPPPQVIEALKNLCSSPNNIIIIFSGRERHLLDEWFGDIDNIGLCAEHGYYLKLPKSIDPIHPNVWRQLNIESSTEDRPSSSSSSSSAISSSSSLSASSSSSSSSSSSSSSFSSSSLSFSSSYSSPSVMYSVNKSNESEYNLYGPLKASFDLDLGKYNKEIDDQKTNSVLLLPNKQQKLQQKQKQQQQQQQQQLQCNVSNWKNITFQLMEQYVLRTQGSYIENKGTALVFQFKYCEPYFGAWQAKELSNYLSELLINFPVNVISGNDFVEVRLQGINKGVAVQAILNQINSLSRNNNNYENKSEEDDLTKNNASPNLSSSFHSPPPPLEMILCIGDDRSDEDMFSVVNHFSKSINSNQNTEQIPDCKSSKCEIFNVIIGKHTSLANYFLYSTEEVSDILQTLTLFT; encoded by the coding sequence atgagttataataataacagaGCAATAGAGCTCAGTAAAATACTTAAAGATGAACAAGAATGGATAAGAACTAGAAAAGAGTCTCAAtcaactttaataatagtttcTTTGGAACTTCCTGTTAAAGTAGTTCGTTTAGAAAAGAtggaatttaataatgaaatagatcatattaataataataatgataagaAAAAGCTTAGATTTGAACTAAAATCTTCCCAACATTCATTAATGAGAACTTTACATGGCCATAGAAATGAATTATCAAAAAGTGTGAAATTTATTGGTTGGCCTGGTATCCatatagaaaaagaagatgaaaaagaagaaattagaGAATTACTTGAAAGTATTGATTGTATTCCAGTATTTCCTccagaaaatgaattcaaatcttttaatgaattttgtcaattatttttatggCCACTATTTCATAATGTATTAAATCCTGAAGAATTAAGTAATGCTCCTTTTGATCATGAAGAATGGAGAAGATATCATCAAATGAATATGTTATGGTCATCAGTAATTACTCCAATAGTTTCTCCTGAACATATGGATATGGTTTGGATTAATGATTATCatttacttttattatgtCAATATTTAACAAGAAGAGTAAAAGGAGTAAATATTGGATTATTTCTTCATATTCCATTTCCatcatttgaaatttttagATGTCTTCCAGTTAgagaagaattattaagaaGTATATTAATGGCAGATTTGATAggttttcatttttttccatATGCAAAGCAATTTTTATCATCATGTAAACGTCTTCTTGGATTAGATCATTATTTTAAACCTGGTGGATTAATTGGAATAGATAAAACAACAGCTTCAAGTAGTAGATCagtaaaatcaaataatagtttagatccagaatttaataaacaaGAAACAATTGTTAGAATAGGTCATGTACATATACAATGTAATGATATTCTTCAAAGTATTGCTTCAAATCATGAGATTTTAAAAAGATCTCAAGAGATTAGGAATAAATACAAGAACcattatatttttgtatCAATAGATAGGCTTGATCAATTGAGTGGATTACAACTTAAACTTAAAgcttttgataattttcttcagaattatccatatattaaagaagagCAACCAGTAGTTttgattcaatatatttttccaACAAATACTTTAACACTTGAGAAGAGAGATCGACTAATTCAATCATTAGTAAATCtttcaaatgaaataaatcaaaaacaTTCAAAATCTTCGGAATCACTTGGAAAACCAGTAATAGAGTTGAAATATGGTTCAATAACTCAAGAGGAGAAATActctttatttctttctgGAGATTGTCTTTTTGATACAAGTGTTAGAGATGgattgaatttgaatccatttgaatatattatctGTAAAGATGATTCACTATCTCTTTTGAACTCAAATTCATTGAAGAATAATGGTCACAGGATTATTGGGAATGGAGTTAGTGAcacttcttcttcttcttcaagtGGTAATAGCAGCaatagtagtagtagtagtagtagtagtagtagtagtagtagtagtagttcAGAGTATAGTGAATCCAGTGGAAATGATGATCGAATAATGAGGAAGACAAGAACAATTGGAGGATTTGGAATTGGTGGGGATAAAACAGTAATATCTGGTCCATTTTGTAGACTTAAAGGCCAAAATAGTTTGCCTTCTTTGATAATATCAGAGTTTACAGGATGTTCAAATACCCTCTCCAGTCCTTATAGAGTAAATCCTTGGAATATGATGAATGTAGTTGAAACTTTGGATAAGGCTGTTTATTGCCAAAAAGGAATCtttcaagaaaaaagacACCATTGGAATATGGACAAGGCATATCTTTTATCTCATAGTACTGTAAACTGGGCCAAAGAATTCATTATGGATTTATACATCTTTTCtgaaagaaagaagaatgAAATGCTTCATTTCTATAATACAACTTTTGGAATTGGTCCATCTTTGATGGATTTTCGAATTAATCTTAATTCTCAACATCTTAGTCTTAACTTGCTTTCCCAAGTGTACAAAAAAGCTGATAAAACTGGTGGTTTGAAACTTTTCCTTCTTGATAACGAAGGAACACTTACTCCAGATTTTAGACACTTTTTCGATAAGATTAGTTCCTCCTCTAACTTTTACAGTAACTCCGGATTTGGGCCTGAAGTCGGGACTGGAGCTGGATATGGAGCTGGGGTTGGATTTGGAGCTAGGGCTGGAGCCAGAGCAGGAAATAGAGCTGTATCTGTAGTTGGGTCTGTAGTTGGGTCTGTAGTTGAGCATGGAGTTGGGCATGATGTTGGTGTTGGAGCTGGAGCTGGAGCTGTACATGGAAGTTCGTCTTCGTCCATAGGAACTAACCAAGAAAAAAGGaaggaaaataatgaaagaAAGTCTGAAAAGAATAACCAATCTGTTCTTGAAATGAATCCAAGCCTTTCTAAATGCTGTGGtgaagatgaaaatttTAACATTAGCAAACAAGTAGAAGGTACCATTGAACATAGTTTAGTTACATGTACTCCGAAAATTATAAAGTCCAAATCAAGAGATGCTGAGACTTCTGTGGAAGAAAATTTATCTCCCTCTGCTATACAAgtttattcaaattcttcagtTTCTTCCTCCCCCACTCCTTTATCTTGTCAATCCAATGAATATGCTGCctttaatatcaatagCAACTGTACCAGTATTGAAGctttaaatttagaaaattctttttctaacACCAGTATTTCCAGTATAATCAATAACAATGTACCCATTGCTAATCCTGGAATAgttaatgaagaaaagaatagaCGTGttgaaattagaaaatgtATGGACAAAAATAATACCAGTAGAATTCAAAGTATAAATGAAAGAGAATGCTCACCAGATTGTCATAATGTAATGAATAATGGACCAATTTTTGAaggtaataataaaaatgaggaagaagatgaaCAAAAGCTTGAAGACTTTTACTTGTTAAATGAAATCTCATGTGCTCCTCCGCCTCAAGTTATTGAAGCTCTCAAGAATTTATGTAGTTCTCCAAAtaacattattatcatcttttCAGGAAGGGAAAGGCATCTTCTTGATGAATGGTTTGGAGATATAGACAATATTGGACTTTGTGCTGAGCATGGATATTATCTGAAACTCCCCAAATCAATTGATCCCATTCATCCTAACGTTTGGAGACAACTCAATATTGAATCTTCAACTGAAGATCGTccttcttcctcttcttcctcctcctcAGCcatttcttcttcctcttctttatctgcttcttcttcatcatcatcatcttcttcctcctcctcttcctctttttcttcttcatcacTCTCATTCTCCTCATCTTATTCCTCTCCTTCAGTAATGTATTCAGTAAACAAAAGTAATGAAtctgaatataatttatatggTCCTTTAAAGGCAAGCTTTGACTTGGATTTAGGAAAGTATAATAAGGAAATTGATGACCAAAAGACCAATTCTGTGCTTTTATTGCCAAACAAGCAACAAAAACTCCAACAGAAGCAAAAGcaacaacagcaacaacaacaacaacagcTGCAGTGCAATGTTTCAAATTGGAAAAATATAACCTTTCAGCTTATGGAACAGTATGTGCTCAGAACTCAAGGATCTTATATAGAAAACAAAGGAACAGCTTTAGTATTCCAGTTCAAATATTGTGAGCCATACTTTGGAGCTTGGCAAGCTAAGGAATTATCCAATTATCtttctgaattattaataaactttCCAGTTAATGTGATTTCAGGAAATGATTTTGTAGAAGTTCGTCTTCAAGGTATCAATAAAGGAGTAGCTGTACAAGcaattttgaatcaaattaattcattatcaagaaataataataattatgaaaataagagtgaagaagatgatttAACAAAAAACAATGCAAGTCCAAATCtttcatcttcttttcactctcctcctcctcctcttGAAATGATACTCTGTATTGGAGACGATAGATCTGATGAAGATATGTTTTCTGTAGTCAATCATTTCTCAAAGTCTATTAACTCCAATCAAAATACTGAGCAAATTCCAGATTgtaaatcttcaaaatgTGAAATCTTCAATGTTATAATTGGAAAACATACATCTCTTGCAAACTATTTCCTTTATTCTACTGAAGAAGTATCGGATATTCTCCAAACACTTACTTTATTTACATAG
- a CDS encoding DNAj protein has protein sequence GYYYIMMFTKRLKDYQKSRNVEKNNFENILNKESKKFKEFEIGISRFYKNNDITEELNNKSLASITSTSSSNSNNSINNKSKQDDILSKISYSPSIVSNDSKTKSDYVKTLRSQNSVLKRRELIISDEEENDEDDNQDKYKKRNKIKDNYLENDELKILNRRVLISHKYYDILELQPGSSIENIKKAYRKKASKLHPDKQRSENDEQKEKSLIKFRQVQESYEFLSNPNKKEVYDEYGDDILKYGFLDHWNEMKGIFETKLSNNNEINININNNKCLNNESEWEFFWQELLIYLFFKPILNKNSIELRDLPAMNISITNYKILINNSYTYLKKLLSMPKNLFENPIVMNLDSIDSNLINDKCLPNLKKGLFSRLVNNYNNLQNTKLKIDSFTNIQIIGSNPKNLVINKDSVSLLNTFRNKSSLNDTFGIIFCESKQGWTKFLNLAKKEFESKNGNNNSKYNNEDNLINQKSNNFKRRLKEIQAEFDWMILVFLSEEQLPSQDQELLLDYYNIKDELKELKNSEDLNNLDIIEEKMNESHTIDLFPCLVHKPKNSKVASNYNSDINSYSRPSSLQINQIIKQLELLSNFDYDDFNYRHNKNSIFNLISNTTEEAPHVGNGGTNDVANF, from the coding sequence ggctattattatataatgatGTTTACAAAGAGACTAAAAGATTATCAAAAATCTAGAAATgttgaaaagaataattttgagaatatattaaataaagaaagtaaaaaatttaaagaatttgaaataggAATTAGTAGAttttacaaaaataatgatattacagaagaattaaataataaaagtttaGCTAGTATTACAAGTACTAGTAGtagtaatagtaataatagtataaataataaaagtaaacAAGATGATATTTTAAGTAAAATAAGTTATTCACCAAGCATTGTTAGTAATGATTCAAAGACAAAATCAGATTATGTTAAAACATTAAGAAGTCAAAATAGTGTATTAAAAAGAAgggaattaataatatctgatgaagaagaaaatgatgaagatgataatcaagataaatataagaaaagaaataaaataaaagataattatttagaaaatgatgaattaaaaatattaaatagaaGAGTTTTAATTTCTCATAAATATTATGATATATTAGAACTTCAACCTGGAAGTAgtatagaaaatattaagaaagCATATAGAAAAAAAGCTTCTAAATTACATCCTGATAAACAAAGATCAGAGAATGATgaacaaaaagaaaagagtttaataaaatttagaCAAGTTCAAGAATCTTATGAATTTTTAAGTaatccaaataaaaaagaagttTATGATGAATATGGTgatgatattttaaaatatggATTTTTAGATCATTGGAATGAGATGAAAGGTATAtttgaaacaaaattatcgaataataatgaaataaatataaatattaataataataaatgtttaaataatgaatcaGAATGGGAATTTTTTTGgcaagaattattaatttatttattttttaagcCAATATTGAATAAGAATAGTATTGAATTAAGGGATTTACCTGCAATGAATATATCAATAacaaattataaaatattaataaataattcatatacatatttaaaaaagttattaagTATGccaaaaaatttgtttgaGAATCCAATAGTAATGAATTTGGATTcaattgattcaaatttaataaatgataaatgtttaccaaatttaaagaagggattattttcaagacttgtaaataattataataatttacaaaatacaaagttaaaaatagatagttttacaaatattcaaataattggttcaaatccaaaaaatcttgtaataaataaagattcagtaagtttattaaatacatttagaaataaatcatCATTAAATGATACTTTTGggataatattttgtgaAAGTAAACAAGGATGgacaaaatttttaaatttagcAAAGAAGGAATTTGAAAGTAAgaatggaaataataatagtaaatataataatgaggataatttaataaatcaaaaatctaataattttaaaagaagatTAAAAGAGATTCAAGCAGAATTTGACTGGATGATTTTAGTTTTTCTATCAGAAGAACAACTTCCAAGTCAAGATCAAGAACTTCTTTTAGATTATTATAACATAaaagatgaattaaaagaattaaagaattcagAAGATTTAAACAATTTGGATATAATTGAAGAGAAGATGAATGAATCTCATacaattgatttatttccTTGCCTCGTACATAAaccaaaaaattcaaaagtaGCTTCAAATTATAATTCAGATATTAACTCATATTCCAGACCATCAAGTTTacaaattaatcaaataattaaacaaCTTGAacttttatcaaattttgattatgatgattttaattatagaCATAATAAAAACtctatatttaatttaatttccaATACAACGGAAGAGGCGCCACATGTGGGGAATGGCGGTACAAATGACGTGGcaaatttttaa
- a CDS encoding RecQ4 SF II RNA helicase — translation MSTGNKRTIRQIYNGTDLSDVVLNLPLTPYSEQFLPYKQKLDKALSDLKLLVQDQLDKEEEKLNLEDILERIRNTWTSKSDSKEQKEVISDQIKQDKYFGVYLEIIQLEESKSDILECFIKWKNDHYYTKWEEFNQPPNEMRDYWLKFKDKISKIILDSRKIGSRLLPRLLVSENKPSQEDSRLDNDLDNMKKETNSINNKKHKDIGELDEGDISNESQNNLDQETKNIQIRESEVREVSTEEVSKVNEENRKGRKRQQKEKGSSELWGPKTVPKSKNRYISGVSTVRAVRKRTYNSNGRVRVNKDKEIESENTIEEGKENMMNNGGEQVRNLKKWERIEEKRNEVKFNKYLLKNKSNNERRNHESLKLQESDILNDPRKWSNNFSQGCKDCFREEISLLDRPSLELSKKIKEEVDSLIYQADNDKKNESNSGNNCQVLGNLCKQFLEENFGYGDFREGQLEAIYSILLSGKENKSFKKGSILILPTGYGKSLCFQYLSLLLNMWFGKVTIVITPLISLMQDQLRTLSKRIRGAIWNSSVSVEEKKSIIKLIQEGSLDILFVTPESMFSTFLTKGLLEINQDQHEIRMARLDLSKNKIALLCVDEAHCVCEWGHSFRPSYYSSIGHLINNFKVERILGITATAPSGMLEELKSLLKVGEVIQPYSNQKIQRENLHCKVLHLDSMKKKALQDFNRGLSLNITKVPKMYNNYSLLWDHIKYSLNGNHNPNNSTQVESQLHEKKKTRREVWSKCRNILIYVWQRSEVEAVTNYLRTKGANALYYHGMMSNSEREMVQKSFIDNKTNIFVATTSFGMGIDKKDVDAVIHWNMPNSLEQYIQETGRCARQLDKLGICLMLLSDEDYRNKRQIISASLIDKTALRCLLHVILGRYDFSNNHIMDINNDFEKKKIELEIFPMEFFKIILNVKQMEEIETLLYNLKLYMDYLLGIKYKGKNIKASWSSYIRGSPYLKIRCFDEDFSKIKEKSDFFSSLSRFSTENSGVITINLLEASMFLEKSLEELEDEVENEKSTWKISVERLTNKQCIILGQSLIKDNSQYIVDMEEFKSRRDFKSLFLESDSEIIKENWLDILVEDLHKELVYRNSNELWKLDIAYFSFQKFGMDKSCKDSIIESYFANKRSELYIKLFDQEVNEYQNSESISNEGLEGISSGFIKELIFGNSNNKSFGDNTFEMMIQEIWITKWNQELLQDLALGGRELVQLDSLIGSQDISKKVEEDKDSIEILKQERSQLSDFQNEDINTRLSERKEIREAYQKISSCIKSGINSLLSNYLNDLSPVQWETYRISTERIISHFSSKFQKDFKRRKKDDTQQEEATLRQDFGHYVGFEEFDVIFPADIARILVGVTSFRYSHKVKGGLKKDYLDSNDVISSKLWGKFKSIPYFVVLEICNESFKEIMKSKLSI, via the coding sequence ATGAGTACTGGAAACAAGCGAACAATAAGACAAATATATAATGGTACAGACCTTTCAGATGTAGTATTAAATTTGCCACTAACTCCATATAGTGAGCAATTTTTGCCTTATAAACAAAAGTTGGACAAAGCATTATCAGatttaaagttattagTTCAAGATCAGTTAGATAAAGAGGAGGAAAAATTGAACCTTGAAGATATTTTGGAACGAATTAGAAATACTTGGACGAGCAAAAGTGACTCTAAAGAACAAAAAGAGGTGATAAGTGACCAAATCAAACAAGACAAATACTTTGGTGTATACttggaaataattcaattggAGGAAAGTAAATCTGATATACTTGAATGCTTTATAAAGTGGAAAAATGATCATTATTATACTAAATGGGAGGAGTTTAATCAGCCTCCAAATGAGATGAGGGATTATTGGCTAAAGTTCAAAGATAAGATTTCAAAGATAATATTGGATAGTAGAAAGATAGGCTCAAGGCTATTACCAAGATTATTAGTTTCTGAAAATAAGCCATCACAAGAAGATTCTAGATTGGATAATGATTTAGATAATATGAAAAAAGAGAcaaattctattaataacaaGAAACACAAAGATATAGGAGAATTGGATGAGGGAGATATTAGTAATGAAAGTCAGAATAATTTAGATCAAGAAactaaaaatattcaaatcaGAGAGAGCGAAGTACGAGAAGTATCTACAGAAGAAGTCAGTAAGGTGAATGAGGAAAATAGGAAAGGTCGAAAGAGACagcaaaaagaaaaggGTTCTTCTGAGCTTTGGGGTCCAAAAACCGTCCCCAAGAGCAAGAATAGGTATATTAGTGGAGTATCAACAGTTAGAGCAGTTAGAAAAAGAACTTATAATAGTAATGGTAGAGTGAGAGTCAACAAAGATAAGGAAATTGAATCTGAAAATACAATTGAAGAAGGgaaagaaaatatgatGAATAATGGTGGTGAACAAGTTCggaatttgaagaaatggGAAAGGATAGAAGAAAAGAGAAATGAAGTCAAGTTCAACAAgtatttattgaagaacAAGAGTAATAATGAGAGAAGAAATCACGAGAGTCTAAAGTTACAAGAAAGtgatatattaaatgaCCCAAGAAAATGGTCTAATAACTTTTCTCAAGGTTGTAAAGATTGCTTCAGAGAAGAAATCTCTCTTTTGGATAGACCATCTTTGGAATTATCTAAAAAGataaaagaagaagttgattctttaatttatcaaGCTGATAATGATAAGAAGAATGAAAGTAATTCTGGAAATAATTGTCAGGTTTTAGGAAATTTATGTAAACAGTTTTTGGAAGAAAATTTTGGATATGGTGATTTTAGAGAAGGCCAACTGGAAGCAATATATTCGATACTATTAAGTGgtaaagaaaataagagttttaaaaaaggaagtattttaattcttccaACAGGATATGGAAAAAGTTTGTGTTTCCAATACTTATCATTGTTATTAAATATGTGGTTTGGGAAAGTTACAATAGTAATTACGCctttaatatctttaatgCAAGATCAATTAAGGACTTTAAGTAAAAGAATTAGAGGAGCAATCTGGAATTCAAGTGTATCAGTAGAAGAGAAGAAGTCTATTATAAAGTTAATTCAAGAGGGTAGTTtggatattttatttgttacACCAGAAAGTATGTTTTCAACATTTTTAACAAAAGGATTGttagaaattaatcaaGATCAACATGAAATTAGAATGGCTAGATTGGATTTGTCAAAGAACAAAATTGCATTACTATGTGTAGATGAAGCACATTGTGTTTGTGAATGGGGACATTCATTCAGACCAAGTTATTACTCTTCTATTGgacatttaataaataactttaaaGTTGAGAGAATATTAGGAATTACTGCTACTGCTCCTTCTGGTATGTTAGAAGAACTCAAATCTTTGCTTAAAGTGGGAGAGGTTATACAACCATATTCTAACCAAAAAATACAAAGGGAAAATCTTCATTGTAAAGTTTTGCATCTGGATTctatgaaaaaaaaagcattACAAGATTTTAATAGAGGATTAAGTTTGAATATTACAAAAGTACCAAAAATGTACAATAACTACTCTTTATTATGGGATCacattaaatattctttgaatGGTAATCataatccaaataataGTACTCAAGTAGAATCTCAATTACAtgagaaaaagaaaacaagGAGAGAAGTTTGGTCAAAATgtagaaatatattgatttacGTCTGGCAAAGATCAGAAGTGGAAGCTGTAACAAATTACTTAAGAACAAAAGGAGCAAATGCTTTATATTATCATGGAATGATGAGTAATAGCGAGAGAGAAATGGTACAAAAATcatttattgataataagacaaatatatttgtagCAACAACATCTTTTGGTATGGGaattgataaaaaagaTGTTGATGCAGTAATACATTGGAATATGCCAAATTCTTTAGAACAATATATACAAGAAACTGGAAGATGTGCAAGGCAATTGGATAAGTTGGGAATATGTTTAATGTTATTATCTGATGAAGATTATAGAAATAAGAGACAAATTATTTCAGCTTCATTAATAGATAAAACAGCTTTAAGATGTTTATTACATGTAATACTTGGTAGATATGATTTTAGTAATAATCATATAATggatataaataatgattttgaaaagaaaaaaatagaattgGAAATTTTCCCAATGGAATTTTTCaagattattttaaatgTGAAACAAATGGAAGAAATTGAGactttattatataatttaaagcTATATATGGATTATTTATTAggaataaaatataaaggaaagaatattaaagcTAGTTGGTCTAGTTATATAAGAGGGAGtccatatttaaaaatCAGATGTTTTGATGAAGATTTTTCCAAGATTAAAGAGAAGAGTGATTTTTTTAGTTCATTATCAAGATTTTCAACAGAGAATTCTGGtgttattactattaatcTTTTAGAGGCATCTATGTTTTTAGAAAAGAGTTTAGAAGAATTGGAGGATGAAGTTGAGAATGAAAAAAGTACTTGGAAGATTTCTGTGGAAAGATTAACAAATAAACAATGTATAATTTTAGGTCAAAGTTTAATTAAAGACAATTCACAATATATTGTAGATAtggaagaatttaaatctAGAAGAGattttaaatctttatttttagaatctgattcagaaataattaaagaaaattggTTGGATATTTTAGTTGAAGATTTACATAAAGAGTTGGTTTATCGTAATTCTAATGAACTTTGGAAGTTGGATATTGcttatttttcatttcaaaaatttggaATGGATAAAAGTTGTAAGGattctattattgaatCATATTTTGCTAATAAAAGATCTGAGCTTTATATTAAGCTATTTGATCAAGAGGTGAATGAATATCAAAATTCAgaatcaatttcaaatgaaGGTTTAGAAGGTATTTCTAGTggttttattaaagaattaatttttggaaattctaataataaatcatttgGAGATAATACCTTTGAAATGATGATACAGGAAATTTGGATTACAAAATGGAATCAGGAATTATTACAAGATCTTGCATTGGGAGGGAGAGAGTTAGTTCAATTAGATTCTTTAATAGGAAGTCAAGATATAAGTAAAAAAGTTGAAGAGGATAAAGATTCAATAGAAATTTTGAAACAAGAGAGATCACAATTATCAGATTTTcaaaatgaagatattaatacaaGATTAAGTGAAAGAAAGGAAATTAGGGAAGCATATCAGAAGATAAGTTCTTGTATAAAGTCAGGTATAAATAGTTTATTAAGCAATTATCTTAATGATTTAAGTCCAGTACAATGGGAAACTTATCGAATTTCAACAGAGAGAATAATATCTCACTTTTCTTCCAAGTTTCAAAaagattttaaaagaagaaaaaaagacGATACCCAACAGGAAGAAGCAACCTTAAGACAAGATTTTGGACATTATGTAGGgtttgaagaatttgatgtAATTTTTCCAGCAGATATTGCTAGAATTCTGGTTGGAGTTACATCTTTTAGATACTCTCATAAGGTTAAAGGTGGTCTTAAGAAGGATTATTTGGATAGTAATGACGTGATTTCTTCGAAGTTATGGGGTAAATTTAAGAGTATACCATATTTTGTAGTTTTGGAGATTTGTAACGAAAGTTTTAAAGAGATAATGAAGAGCAAACTAagtatataa